One region of Quercus lobata isolate SW786 chromosome 2, ValleyOak3.0 Primary Assembly, whole genome shotgun sequence genomic DNA includes:
- the LOC115969116 gene encoding uncharacterized protein LOC115969116: MENSKPTKTPPCPSTRLVPHDGVTLFDPTQYRSMVGALQYLTFTRPDIAFIVHQLCQFMSHPTTTHLEATKHVLRYIKGTLNFGISFTPSPLTLTAFSDSNWAGDPTDGHSTTGLVVFLGPNSISWSAKK; encoded by the coding sequence ATGGAAAATTCCAAGCCTACAAAAACACCCCCATGCCCTTCCACAAGGCTAGTTCCTCATGATGGAGTCACACTTTTTGATCCTACTCAGTACAGGAGCATGGTTGGTGCTCTCCAATATTTGACTTTCACTCGTCCAGATATAGCTTTCATTGTGCATCAATTGTGTCAGTTCATGAGTCATCCTACTACTACACATCTTGAGGCTACTAAACATGTTCTCCGTTATATCAAAGGCACCTTAAATTTTGGGATTTCTTTTACTCCAAGCCCATTAACTCTCACTGCTTTTTCAGATTCAAATTGGGCTGGAGATCCTACAGATGGGCACTCTACTACAGGCTTGGTTGTTTTTCTTGGGCCTAATTCTATATCCTGGTCTGCTAAGAAGTAG